The DNA sequence AGCCAATGAATTCCACTGAATTCTCTTTTGGGATGGTGATTCTCTTGCAATTCGGCCTTGGGCTATTGGTgaacgtcttcctcctcctgttctataTCCGTGTGGTCTCCATCAGCCACAAGCCCAGCCACTCTGACCTGATCCTGGCCCAGCTGGCCTTGGCtaataccatcatcctcctcaccagTGGAGTCTTAGAGACCTTATCAGCTTGGGGGCTAAAAAATTTTCTGGACGATGTTGGCTGTAAAATACTCATGTACCTCTACCGagtagcccggggtcttgccatttgcaccacctgcctcctgagcatgttccaggctgtcaccatcagtcccagcaccttcCGTTGGGCAGGAATCAAAGCCAAATTGcccaagtgcatcctcccctcctgtgCCCTCTCCTGGGTCATCAATCTGCTCATAGAATTGAATGCACCGATATACATGAGAAGCCCCCAGAACAACAGTGGCAATGTTCAAACCATATTGGATCTCAAATACTGCATCAAAGTCATCGAAAGTGCAGAAACCAACTTCGCCATTACAGTCATGCTCTCTTTTCGGGAtctgttcttcgtggggctcatgagcgcggccagcagctacatggtgtttgtcctgtacAGACACCACCAGCAGGTCCAGCACCTCCACGAGCCCGGACACTTCCCCAGGGTGATGCCTGAAGTCAGAGCAGCCAAGAGAGTCATCGCTCTGGTCTCCCTCTACGTCCTTCTATATGGAAGGCAGACCATCATGCTGAGCATTTTAGtcaacatgaaagaaaagtcACCTCTGCTCGTGAAGAGCCACCTGGTATTTCAACTCACCTTCTCCACCGTCAGTTCATTCTTGATCATTCACAGTGACAGAAGAATAAGGACATTCTGGACAAGGCAATCAACTGCCCCCAACCCAGATCCCTCTTAGGCTTCTAAGGTAGTTGCCTGCCCTCCCGTGGGTCCCACTGGTGACCAGACAGCCTGATTTGGGCAGCCTTGTTCAGATGCTGGGGTATCTGTTCTGAGTCCCCCATGGGCTAGGGGAGACCAATTAAgggtgatgatgacggtggttTCCCTCCTTTAAAatccttctctgccctcaagggagcCCTGCACCTGGCCACCTCTGCCCATTCCCCATAAAAGTTCTGGGGTAGCTGTGAGACAATGCAggttggtggcatttgttaagcg is a window from the Ornithorhynchus anatinus isolate Pmale09 chromosome 15, mOrnAna1.pri.v4, whole genome shotgun sequence genome containing:
- the ORNANAV1R3150 gene encoding vomeronasal 1 receptor ornAnaV1R3150; the protein is MNSTEFSFGMVILLQFGLGLLVNVFLLLFYIRVVSISHKPSHSDLILAQLALANTIILLTSGVLETLSAWGLKNFLDDVGCKILMYLYRVARGLAICTTCLLSMFQAVTISPSTFRWAGIKAKLPKCILPSCALSWVINLLIELNAPIYMRSPQNNSGNVQTILDLKYCIKVIESAETNFAITVMLSFRDLFFVGLMSAASSYMVFVLYRHHQQVQHLHEPGHFPRVMPEVRAAKRVIALVSLYVLLYGRQTIMLSILVNMKEKSPLLVKSHLVFQLTFSTVSSFLIIHSDRRIRTFWTRQSTAPNPDPS